In Acidimicrobiales bacterium, one genomic interval encodes:
- a CDS encoding VOC family protein, which produces MAPALNHTIVLCRDKKVSSGYLSEILGLGEPKAFGPFLVVEVDNGVSLDFHDHWNPEAEIESQHYAFLVSEAEFDEIFGRIEERGQEYWADPMLSRSGQINRNDGGRGCYFRDPDGHLLEIITRPYGSG; this is translated from the coding sequence ATGGCGCCCGCACTGAACCACACCATCGTCTTGTGCCGGGACAAGAAGGTTTCCTCCGGCTACCTTTCGGAGATCCTGGGGCTGGGCGAACCCAAAGCGTTCGGGCCGTTTCTCGTCGTCGAGGTGGACAACGGCGTGTCGCTCGACTTCCACGACCACTGGAATCCCGAAGCCGAAATCGAGTCTCAGCACTACGCGTTTCTCGTCTCGGAAGCGGAGTTCGACGAGATATTCGGGCGGATCGAGGAGCGAGGCCAGGAGTACTGGGCCGATCCGATGCTCAGCCGCAGCGGACAAATCAACCGGAACGATGGCGGGCGAGGCTGCTACTTCCGTGACCCCGACGGGCACCTGCTCGAGATCATCACTCGGCCGTACGGGAGCGGCTGA